The genomic region TTTTGTTCTTATTTAGATCAGTTGATTATAAAGTGCAGTTTTGTGCAAAAGATTATAAAGTGGGTTCTTTTTTTCTCTTGTTCCTGCAATGAAGTTCTGAAATAGTGCTCTAAATAGTGGTTTGGGATTCACAAACAAGAAAATTGCATTTATGCCCTTTTCTCCGTCTCCTGAGTCTCAGTCTCTAGGGTTGCTCTTCCAACTGCAAAAGCGACATCCTGCAATGGAACCAGATGGTGTCGTTTCGAAGCCCTTCGCTGTTGTCGCTTGCGTTTCGATGGCGCTGCTCTACGTGGCGGTTCTCTACGCTCCGACGTTGCTCCTCCGCCTCCCTCCGCCTTCCTCATTCGAAGCCTACATGATCCGACGCTTCCTATGCGCCGTCGTTTCGACCGTTCTCTCTCTTTCGCTTTCTGCTCTCATTATCCCTGTAAGTACGCACTTCTTTCAGTTTTCCCTTTTTTGTGGTAATGTACTGTGGCTGCTAGCAACGGTGAACATTAGCTtgttctaatttaaattcaaatgtaACTTATAActaagtattttttatttgaaacaaTCGAACAAGTGAGAAAAGTTAACTTTTTTAAGTAAAATTGCATTTTGGTCTAGCTATATTAGTTATCCAAGGATAATCGCTGCTTCACTAGAGTCTAGAGAGAAGTGAGCCAAGCAgaattttttaattgttttggaGGTTTTTGAGGATTTATGTGGCAATAACAATCTTGGAGGACTAAATGTGCTTTTTTTTTCCAGTTGATTTAATAAAACTAAGTGATAAATGTAATTTAGTTAAAGATAACTTTAGTTTTGGGCTATGATTTATTTAGTTTTGGTGCTATATATTCTGTAATAATGGAGCTGTTTTACTGTGTGAGCAGGTGCAAAGTAAGGAACTGCTATACCTTTTTGGTGTTTATGGCATCAGAATGGATCATATTGTGAGTATAATGAATCACATTAAAACAAGTTCAAttcaatgcattttttttttaaattttggtaaTGTTTTGGTGAAGTAGAATGGATAAAATAAAGATTAAAGAGAGTGATTTTTGTGAATTGAATGTCAGCCGGTAGAAATTAAGAAACTACCAAGTCATGTTACATAAACTAAATGAAATATAGATTGCTTTTCCATGTCAGCTTCCTGAATTTCTATTGGCTAACCTTCAATGCGTAGAAATTATTCTCTAAAATGAAAGTGTATTTTCTTGTTACAATATGCAGATTGGAAATCTGGGTCACCCTCATTCCTAAAATTTCCTTTCTGAAATACGGTTTTCTGTCTGGAACAGTGGCAAGCAGTGGTCTTTCCTCTTACCCTGACCTCTCTAATGTATGCTGGCTCGTTGTTCCTCAAGTTTCTTTTACTACTCGGCTCTTGGAGGGAACACACAAATTCAGGCGGTGGCCTTTCCTTTGATTCATGTAAATATGCGACACAGAAGTTTGTTGCATGGTTTTCTGCAGTGTCAACAAATGTTATGGCGTGGCGAAACTATATTGTGGTTGGTACTAATTTTATAGTCATGTA from Arachis ipaensis cultivar K30076 chromosome B02, Araip1.1, whole genome shotgun sequence harbors:
- the LOC107625093 gene encoding CAAX prenyl protease 2 isoform X1, translated to MPFSPSPESQSLGLLFQLQKRHPAMEPDGVVSKPFAVVACVSMALLYVAVLYAPTLLLRLPPPSSFEAYMIRRFLCAVVSTVLSLSLSALIIPVQSKELLYLFGVYGIRMDHIWQAVVFPLTLTSLMYAGSLFLKFLLLLGSWREHTNSGGGLSFDSCKYATQKFVAWFSAVSTNVMAWRNYIVAPLTEELVFRACMIPILLCGGFKPYGVILLCPIFFSLAHLNHFMEIYAKQNYRIKKAVMVIGLQLGYTVVFGSYASFLFIRTGHLIAPLVAHICCNFMGLPVLFSKRSAAASIAFILGLLGFLWLLFPITTPDLYNDRVDNCSCWQGYCSWRVRNSSSM
- the LOC107625093 gene encoding CAAX prenyl protease 2 isoform X2, producing the protein MEPDGVVSKPFAVVACVSMALLYVAVLYAPTLLLRLPPPSSFEAYMIRRFLCAVVSTVLSLSLSALIIPVQSKELLYLFGVYGIRMDHIWQAVVFPLTLTSLMYAGSLFLKFLLLLGSWREHTNSGGGLSFDSCKYATQKFVAWFSAVSTNVMAWRNYIVAPLTEELVFRACMIPILLCGGFKPYGVILLCPIFFSLAHLNHFMEIYAKQNYRIKKAVMVIGLQLGYTVVFGSYASFLFIRTGHLIAPLVAHICCNFMGLPVLFSKRSAAASIAFILGLLGFLWLLFPITTPDLYNDRVDNCSCWQGYCSWRVRNSSSM